A window of Longimicrobium sp. contains these coding sequences:
- a CDS encoding ester cyclase: MTTQEIRDLVRTVYDAYNARDFDRSASLVAEDAELVNVATGQVFRGREGFVAFLKGWAAAFPDSAVEVAGLKADETGAAVEFVGRGTHTGPLAGPAGTIPPTGRRVEIRFHDAWEVRGEKIARGRTYFDALSMLAQLGVLPAPGAVDLTGVEIGGPAGVGG; encoded by the coding sequence ATGACGACGCAGGAGATCCGGGACCTGGTGCGCACCGTCTACGACGCGTACAACGCGCGCGACTTCGACCGCAGCGCGTCGCTGGTGGCGGAGGACGCGGAGCTGGTCAACGTGGCCACCGGGCAGGTGTTCCGCGGCCGCGAGGGCTTCGTGGCCTTCCTGAAGGGCTGGGCGGCGGCGTTCCCCGACAGCGCGGTGGAGGTGGCGGGCCTCAAGGCGGACGAGACCGGCGCGGCGGTGGAGTTCGTGGGCCGCGGCACGCACACGGGGCCGCTCGCCGGGCCGGCGGGGACGATCCCGCCCACGGGGCGCCGCGTGGAGATCCGCTTCCACGACGCGTGGGAGGTGCGGGGCGAGAAGATCGCGCGCGGGCGCACCTACTTCGACGCGCTGTCGATGCTGGCGCAGCTCGGGGTGCTCCCCGCGCCGGGCGCGGTGGACCTCACCGGCGTGGAAATCGGCGGCCCGGCGGGGGTGGGCGGTTGA